A genomic stretch from Helianthus annuus cultivar XRQ/B chromosome 1, HanXRQr2.0-SUNRISE, whole genome shotgun sequence includes:
- the LOC110882959 gene encoding probable purple acid phosphatase 20, with product MSPKLWLPVILVVVFAGATDVAGAYNRPPPQDTLIESLAGDSDPTTPQQVHISLAGENGIRISWITNTHTLPTVYYGISSGKYDHSANGTISSYEYLTYTSGEIHDVVIGPLDPNTIYYYCFALGTTHGYSFKTPPASFPIKFVISGDLGQTGWTKSTLEHISQTNYDVLLLPGDLSYADMLQPLWDSYGRLVEPLASQRTWMVTQGNHEVERIPAIHPSPLTAYNARWHMPFEESGSTSNLYYSFEVSGVHVIMLGSYTDFDSASDQYQWLEADLQKVDRNKTPWLVVLVHAPWYNTNYAHQDEKESVDMMESMEGLLYKARVDIVFAGHVHAYERFNRVYNQESDDCGPVHITIGDGGNREGLASKYKEPQPTISAFREASFGHGEFEVVNGSYALWSWHRNDDDESVQSDLVWIKSLVSNPACNKLVI from the exons ATGTCACCCAAGTTATGGTTACCGGTGATCTTAGTCGTCGTCTTCGCCGGAGCTACGGATGTTGCCGGTGCATATAACCGGCCACCGCCGCAGGATACCCTCATTGAATCACTCGCCGGAGATTCTGATCCTACCACTCCACAACAA GTTCACATATCTTTGGCCGGTGAAAATGGAATCCGAATTTCATGGATTACCAACACCCATACTCTACCAACGGTTTACTACGGTATATCTTCAGGGAAATATGATCATTCTGCTAACGGGACCATTTCTTCTTATGAATACCTAACTTACACGTCAGGTGAAATACACGACGTAGTAATAGGTCCATTAGACCCGAATACCATATACTATTATTGTTTTGCCCTTGGTACGACTCATGGGTATTCTTTCAAGACTCCTCCGGCCAGTTTTCCAATAAAATTTGTCATTTCAG gtGACCTTGGACAAACCGGATGGACCAAATCTACCCTTGAACACATTTCACAAACAAACTATGATGTGCTTCTACTACCCGGAGATTTGTCATATGCCGATATGTTGCAACCACTTTGGGACTCTTACGGACGCCTCGTTGAGCCGTTAGCGAGCCAACGAACATGGATGGTGACACAAGGCAACCACGAGGTTGAGAGAATCCCGGCCATCCACCCAAGCCCATTAACCGCCTACAATGCAAGGTGGCATATGCCGTTTGAAGAGAGTGGTTCAACTTCTAACTTGTACTACTCGTTTGAGGTCTCGGGGGTCCACGTCATCATGTTGGGTTCCTACACCGATTTTGACTCTGCCTCTGACCAATACCAATGGTTAGAGGCGGATTTACAAAAGGTTGATAGGAACAAAACACCATGGCTCGTGGTGCTTGTTCACGCGCCATGGTATAACACTAACTATGCTCATCAAGATGAGAAAGAATCCGTCGATATGATGGAATCAATGGAGGGTTTGCTTTACAAAGCTCGTGTAGATATCGTTTTTGCAGGGCATGTTCACGCCTACGAGCGTTTT AATCGCGTTTACAATCAAGAAAGCGACGATTGTGGCCCCGTGCATATCACAATCGGGGACGGAGGTAACCGTGAAGGTCTTGCAAGCAA GTACAAAGAACCACAACCGACGATATCGGCGTTCAGGGAAGCGAGTTTTGGGCATGGGGAATTCGAGGTGGTGAATGGAAGTTATGCTCTATGGTCTTGGCATAGAAATGACGATGATGAATCAGTTCAATCTGATTTGGTTTGGATTAAAAGTCTTGTTTCTAATCCAGCTTGTAATAAGTTAGTAATATGA
- the LOC110882968 gene encoding probable purple acid phosphatase 20 isoform X1: MKFHNFWLLLVASATIFTVAVAYNRPPPRKNLVLSPADDADSTTPQQVHISLVGKNRMRISWITDDHTPATVHYGTSSEKHEYSVTGTVSSYQHLNYTSGQIHDVTIGPLEPNTEYYYRFAPGSTVYSFKTPPAKFPIKFAISGDLGQTGWTQSTLEHVSKSNYDVFLLPGDLSYADTVQPLWDSFGRLVEPLASRRPWMVTQGNHDSENITANPVTFIAYNARWRMPFEDSGSGSNLYYSFEVAGVHVIMLGSYTDFQPGSNQYRWLVSDLKKVDRNKTPWLVVLIHAPWYNSNYAHQGEIQSVGMMDAMEGLLYKARVDVVLAGHVHAYERFNRVYNHVANSCGPVHITIGDGGNLHGLASNYTEPQPTISAFREASFGHGQFEVVNASYAKWSWHRNQDDESVQADSVSIINLASNPACNKLEI, translated from the exons ATGAAATTTCACAACTTCTGGTTACTCTTGGTGGCGTCCGCCACCATCTTCACAGTAGCAGTGGCATATAACCGCCCTCCGCCGCGTAAAAATCTCGTTCTATCACCGGCCGATGATGCTGACTCCACCACTCCACAACAA GTTCATATATCTTTAGTCGGTAAAAATAGAATGCGAATTTCATGGATTACCGACGACCATACTCCGGCCACCGTACACTATGGCACATCATCGGAAAAACACGAATATTCCGTTACCGGAACCGTATCTTCTTATCAACATTTAAATTACACATCAGGTCAAATACATGATGTAACAATAGGCCCATTGGAGCCTAATACTGAGTATTATTACCGTTTTGCCCCTGGTTCAACTGTCTACTCTTTCAAGACTCCTCCCGCCAAATTTCCAATCAAATTTGCTATTTCAG GTGATCTTGGACAAACTGGATGGACACAATCTACACTTGAACATGTTTCAAAATCTAACTATGATGTGTTTTTACTACCTGGGGATTTGTCGTATGCAGATACGGTGCAGCCGTTATGGGACTCGTTCGGCCGCCTGGTGGAGCCGCTAGCCAGCAGGCGGCCATGGATGGTCACACAAGGGAACCATGATAGCGAGAACATTACGGCTAACCCGGTTACCTTTATCGCATACAATGCTAGGTGGCGTATGCCGTTTGAGGACAGTGGTTCGGGTTCTAATCTGTACTACTCATTTGAGGTCGCGGGGGTTCATGTTATCATGTTGGGTTCTTATACCGACTTTCAGCCGGGCTCGAACCAGTACCGATGGTTAGTGTCGGATTTGAAGAAGGTTGATAGGAACAAGACACCGTGGCTGGTGGTGCTTATTCACGCGCCATGGTATAATTCTAACTATGCACATCAAGGTGAAATACAATCGGTAGGTATGATGGATGCAATGGAGGGTTTGCTTTACAAAGCGCGTGTAGATGTTGTTTTGGCGGGACATGTTCATGCTTACGAGCGTTTT AACCGTGTTTACAATCACGTAGCTAATAGTTGCGGCCCGGTGCATATCACAATCGGGGATGGAGGCAACCTCCATGGTCTAGCTAGCAA CTACACGGAACCACAACCAACAATATCAGCATTCAGAGAAGCGAGTTTTGGGCATGGGCAATTCGAGGTGGTCAATGCAAGTTACGCTAAGTGGTCGTGGCATAGAAATCAAGACGATGAATCAGTTCAAGCGGATTCGGTGTCTATTATAAATCTTGCTTCCAATCCGGCTTGTAATAAGCTAGAAATATGA
- the LOC110882968 gene encoding probable purple acid phosphatase 20 isoform X3 — MKFHNFWLLLVASATIFTVAVAYNRPPPRKNLVLSPADDADSTTPQQVHISLVGKNRMRISWITDDHTPATVHYGTSSEKHEYSVTGTVSSYQHLNYTSDTVQPLWDSFGRLVEPLASRRPWMVTQGNHDSENITANPVTFIAYNARWRMPFEDSGSGSNLYYSFEVAGVHVIMLGSYTDFQPGSNQYRWLVSDLKKVDRNKTPWLVVLIHAPWYNSNYAHQGEIQSVGMMDAMEGLLYKARVDVVLAGHVHAYERFNRVYNHVANSCGPVHITIGDGGNLHGLASNYTEPQPTISAFREASFGHGQFEVVNASYAKWSWHRNQDDESVQADSVSIINLASNPACNKLEI, encoded by the exons ATGAAATTTCACAACTTCTGGTTACTCTTGGTGGCGTCCGCCACCATCTTCACAGTAGCAGTGGCATATAACCGCCCTCCGCCGCGTAAAAATCTCGTTCTATCACCGGCCGATGATGCTGACTCCACCACTCCACAACAA GTTCATATATCTTTAGTCGGTAAAAATAGAATGCGAATTTCATGGATTACCGACGACCATACTCCGGCCACCGTACACTATGGCACATCATCGGAAAAACACGAATATTCCGTTACCGGAACCGTATCTTCTTATCAACATTTAAATTACACATCAG ATACGGTGCAGCCGTTATGGGACTCGTTCGGCCGCCTGGTGGAGCCGCTAGCCAGCAGGCGGCCATGGATGGTCACACAAGGGAACCATGATAGCGAGAACATTACGGCTAACCCGGTTACCTTTATCGCATACAATGCTAGGTGGCGTATGCCGTTTGAGGACAGTGGTTCGGGTTCTAATCTGTACTACTCATTTGAGGTCGCGGGGGTTCATGTTATCATGTTGGGTTCTTATACCGACTTTCAGCCGGGCTCGAACCAGTACCGATGGTTAGTGTCGGATTTGAAGAAGGTTGATAGGAACAAGACACCGTGGCTGGTGGTGCTTATTCACGCGCCATGGTATAATTCTAACTATGCACATCAAGGTGAAATACAATCGGTAGGTATGATGGATGCAATGGAGGGTTTGCTTTACAAAGCGCGTGTAGATGTTGTTTTGGCGGGACATGTTCATGCTTACGAGCGTTTT AACCGTGTTTACAATCACGTAGCTAATAGTTGCGGCCCGGTGCATATCACAATCGGGGATGGAGGCAACCTCCATGGTCTAGCTAGCAA CTACACGGAACCACAACCAACAATATCAGCATTCAGAGAAGCGAGTTTTGGGCATGGGCAATTCGAGGTGGTCAATGCAAGTTACGCTAAGTGGTCGTGGCATAGAAATCAAGACGATGAATCAGTTCAAGCGGATTCGGTGTCTATTATAAATCTTGCTTCCAATCCGGCTTGTAATAAGCTAGAAATATGA
- the LOC110882968 gene encoding probable purple acid phosphatase 20 isoform X2 codes for MKFHNFWLLLVASATIFTVAVAYNRPPPRKNLVLSPADDADSTTPQQVHISLVGKNRMRISWITDDHTPATVHYGTSSEKHEYSVTGTVSSYQHLNYTSGQIHDVTIGPLEPNTEYYYRFAPGSTVYSFKTPPAKFPIKFAISDTVQPLWDSFGRLVEPLASRRPWMVTQGNHDSENITANPVTFIAYNARWRMPFEDSGSGSNLYYSFEVAGVHVIMLGSYTDFQPGSNQYRWLVSDLKKVDRNKTPWLVVLIHAPWYNSNYAHQGEIQSVGMMDAMEGLLYKARVDVVLAGHVHAYERFNRVYNHVANSCGPVHITIGDGGNLHGLASNYTEPQPTISAFREASFGHGQFEVVNASYAKWSWHRNQDDESVQADSVSIINLASNPACNKLEI; via the exons ATGAAATTTCACAACTTCTGGTTACTCTTGGTGGCGTCCGCCACCATCTTCACAGTAGCAGTGGCATATAACCGCCCTCCGCCGCGTAAAAATCTCGTTCTATCACCGGCCGATGATGCTGACTCCACCACTCCACAACAA GTTCATATATCTTTAGTCGGTAAAAATAGAATGCGAATTTCATGGATTACCGACGACCATACTCCGGCCACCGTACACTATGGCACATCATCGGAAAAACACGAATATTCCGTTACCGGAACCGTATCTTCTTATCAACATTTAAATTACACATCAGGTCAAATACATGATGTAACAATAGGCCCATTGGAGCCTAATACTGAGTATTATTACCGTTTTGCCCCTGGTTCAACTGTCTACTCTTTCAAGACTCCTCCCGCCAAATTTCCAATCAAATTTGCTATTTCAG ATACGGTGCAGCCGTTATGGGACTCGTTCGGCCGCCTGGTGGAGCCGCTAGCCAGCAGGCGGCCATGGATGGTCACACAAGGGAACCATGATAGCGAGAACATTACGGCTAACCCGGTTACCTTTATCGCATACAATGCTAGGTGGCGTATGCCGTTTGAGGACAGTGGTTCGGGTTCTAATCTGTACTACTCATTTGAGGTCGCGGGGGTTCATGTTATCATGTTGGGTTCTTATACCGACTTTCAGCCGGGCTCGAACCAGTACCGATGGTTAGTGTCGGATTTGAAGAAGGTTGATAGGAACAAGACACCGTGGCTGGTGGTGCTTATTCACGCGCCATGGTATAATTCTAACTATGCACATCAAGGTGAAATACAATCGGTAGGTATGATGGATGCAATGGAGGGTTTGCTTTACAAAGCGCGTGTAGATGTTGTTTTGGCGGGACATGTTCATGCTTACGAGCGTTTT AACCGTGTTTACAATCACGTAGCTAATAGTTGCGGCCCGGTGCATATCACAATCGGGGATGGAGGCAACCTCCATGGTCTAGCTAGCAA CTACACGGAACCACAACCAACAATATCAGCATTCAGAGAAGCGAGTTTTGGGCATGGGCAATTCGAGGTGGTCAATGCAAGTTACGCTAAGTGGTCGTGGCATAGAAATCAAGACGATGAATCAGTTCAAGCGGATTCGGTGTCTATTATAAATCTTGCTTCCAATCCGGCTTGTAATAAGCTAGAAATATGA